Proteins from a single region of Petrotoga mexicana DSM 14811:
- the mraY gene encoding phospho-N-acetylmuramoyl-pentapeptide-transferase, whose amino-acid sequence MERLIFYITLITFIVLLFLYPIFIKWLKKRQFGQYIRKEGPDIHNYKQGTPTMGGILFVLAIFFLSMLTYFIQNEDLFLIIGVATLLFGFIGFLDDYLSIKKKDSTGLTAIQKLLMQFLFSIFIVYLISKMNPHSILKIPFTTKSLDLKYFYPLWGIIYLTGMSNATNLTDGIDGLSAGIYVTSALFTTLIAGVNFNYIPILILPVIAYLFYNIKPAKIFMGDTGSLALGGILGSLALYYSVELFTILTCFIFITEMFSVIIQVGSFKIRKKRVFLMAPIHHHFELKKWNEERIVLTFWTINLLTGIVALGGIL is encoded by the coding sequence TTGGAAAGACTAATATTTTATATCACGTTAATAACTTTTATTGTTTTACTTTTTCTCTATCCAATATTTATAAAATGGTTAAAAAAAAGGCAATTTGGACAATATATCAGAAAAGAAGGTCCTGATATTCATAATTACAAGCAAGGAACCCCTACAATGGGGGGAATTTTATTCGTTCTCGCTATTTTTTTTCTGAGTATGCTCACTTACTTCATTCAAAATGAAGATTTATTTCTGATAATTGGAGTTGCTACTTTACTTTTTGGGTTTATTGGATTTCTCGATGACTATCTGAGTATAAAAAAGAAAGATTCCACAGGGTTAACGGCCATACAAAAATTATTAATGCAATTCTTATTCTCCATCTTTATAGTATATCTCATATCAAAAATGAATCCCCATTCGATATTGAAAATACCTTTCACAACTAAAAGCTTAGACCTAAAATATTTCTATCCGCTGTGGGGGATAATATACCTAACAGGTATGTCCAACGCAACAAATTTAACTGACGGAATAGACGGACTGTCCGCAGGAATTTATGTAACATCAGCACTATTCACCACACTGATTGCAGGCGTGAATTTTAATTACATTCCCATATTGATATTGCCTGTAATAGCGTATCTCTTTTACAACATAAAACCGGCAAAAATATTTATGGGAGACACTGGATCTTTAGCTTTAGGTGGAATATTAGGTTCTTTAGCGTTATATTATTCTGTTGAACTTTTTACTATTTTAACCTGTTTTATATTTATTACAGAGATGTTTAGCGTTATAATACAAGTGGGAAGTTTCAAAATACGAAAAAAAAGAGTCTTTTTAATGGCTCCAATTCATCATCATTTTGAACTAAAAAAATGGAATGAAGAACGAATCGTACTAACATTCTGGACTATAAACTTATTAACTGGAATAGTCGCTCTAGGAGGAATATTGTGA